The genomic region aaaattttgtttttgccCCCACCTTGCATCCAATTCTTGTTAATGATCCTCTTAATATCCTTCTCTGAAGCCCAGCGGTCTTCGTAACAAAATCTGATTCTACTATCACAGGGATAACACTTAGGTTTACGCCCATGTAGATCAGAAAGAATAGCGTCATGATCAGACTGTGATTGCCGAATGAGACTAGAAGCAATGAAAGGAAGCTTCTCCTCCATAGACACAGAAGTAAGGAAGCGATCAAGCTTTTCCTTTATTAACCTATGCCCTTCTCTGTTATTTACCCACGTGAACCACCCTCAGTCCGGCTTAATATCCACAAGGGCCAAATCATTGACAATATCTCTGAAATAATTCATATACGCCCGAACAATCCGACGACCCCCTTCCTTCTCCGCTTCATTCAACATTGCGTTAAAATCACCTTCCACCACCCACTCCCCATTGACAGCTTCACCCACTCTTCGAAGCATATTCCAGGAGTTATTACGTTCACTAGGGTTTGCATGACCATAGTATCCCGTCACCCTAATAATACTGGTACTTCCTAACTTAACAGTAAAGTCGatatgatgctttgagtagctCTGAATAGTAACATCCAACTCGTCCTTCCACATCAATGCAAGACCTCCGCTCCGGCCTTCTGAATTTACTACTAGCCCATTTTGCAACCTGCATCTTGTTTGAACTCTTTGGAATTCAATAACATTCATTTTAGTTTCGTACAGGAAGATAATATCGGGTCTATTGGCAACCAAAAGTTGCTTGAGTTCCCGAATTGTCGCAGGTGGCCCCATCCCACGACAATTCCAGCTGAGAAACTTCATTGTTCCTGGCGGGGCTGTTCACCAGCCACCGCCTTTGAAGGTGTAGAGTCGTTCATCAACTTTCTGCGCACTATTCTATTAAGGCTTACTTCAGATAACTCCCCATTATGTCctctatttcttttcctttttgactTTATTTTTCCTGTACTATCGCGTCCAATTTTCATAGATCTTTTTTCTTGTGGTGTACTCAGTTCTGATTCATCATCCGTGTCTTTGACTTGCTCCGTTTCCACTGGATCATTCAACGTATTCGTCCCTATTACCTTGCAGAATTTCCTATATGACTTTCTATCATTCACATTATCCTCTTTAATCATTTCGATGCCATTCCTCAGCCCATTATTTTGGTTGATAACCCTTACTGGAACTGTTAACCAGTTACCgtattgaaatatattatcTTGGCTCTCATTATTAATCATCTGCACCTTACATTTTTGTGTCGTATAACCAATTAACCCACAAATGTAACAGAATCTTGGTAACTTCTCATATCTGATTGCAAATACAAACTCCTCCCCTTCGTGATCAATATAGTGAACAACCCTTCGCAACGGCTtgttaattatatcaatattaattCTAATGCGCATATATTCAGTCCATCCTCCATCTCCGTCTCGCCAATCTATAGCTAAGACTTCCCCTATCGCATTACCTACCTCTAATGCCATATCCCTATCCATGTACTCCATCGGTATGTTGGATACTCTGACCCAAAAAGGTGAATGATTAAAATCATAATCTTCCATTGTTTTGTCTTTATTGTATGGGACCATGTTAAACAATCATTGGTCAAACAACCAAGGAGAGAGATTAAGAAATCTTTTTCTATCATTACAAAATTTTACCAGTATACCTCCTTCTTTTATGGCTACAAAATTCACCTCCTCCTTTGTACACCATAGTGATTTAACGACTCTGTACATTACCTCTCTGTTCACTTTCTCCTTTGTCATCAATTTACCTATAGCCCAATGTTCATATCCTTTTGAGTTATCCATGTTTGTCTTTTTATTGACCACCCTCTTTGTTTCTTCCTCTAAAAAACTTAATTTCTCCAGCAAAATACTGATATCCTCTTCCATGATTATCGCGGGTAATGACCAAAGATTCCAACAAGCCCTCTCTCCTCCAACAAACACCCAGAAAACAGCCCAGCAATAAACAGCTATAGCCAGAGCAAGAATACCAAGGAAACCGCACACCAAAAAGAACAAGCAACAAACGGAGAAAAACAACAAGAAACCGAGATCCAAAGAGAACTACAAAACGAAACTTACAGCTAAAgcttaaaaagaaaatctaaaatacCTATATTTAATAACACCAAATGCAAGAGAAACCCCCATAAAAGACAAGAGATTTGTGTAATAAAGATAATCAAGAAAAGtcaaaagaaaaactataaatTCTAAACCATTCATCTTTCttggtttttgcatgcacataaaattcatgcaagaaaacataaaaaactattaaaCAAGAAACCACGAAAGAgagtaaaaacaaaacaaataaaacatgtAACCAGAGGTAGAAATCTTTCACTTTATCTAGGGCCTTGATCTGACGTGAAATCATGAAACTTCAAAAGAAACTAGCCAAATGCCTAGTACAAGACTCCACCACTACTCCACCACCCCACCGTCAGAAGGGAAAtcaacaaagaaacaaaactTACCATCCAATTATTCTACTAGAGAGAATAAATATGGATAGTCATTTTCTATTCTCACATTAGCTGTATTTAAATCCAAATACACATCTCACTACTTCACTAATGAACTTATTTGATATTAAGGGGacaattctttttcatttattacatCACCTACTGCAGACACAACAAGcttattatattttactcaCAAGAAACTTCTAGACAGAATAATAAAGACTTGTAGGGATCTTAatctaaatactcaaattccAAATTCCATAAATGGACAGACTCAATACATAGGAATTTTAAACTCAACTGTTCAAATTCTCTAGATTCAtgaatggaaattgcaaattaacttttaacattaacGCCTTCCTGACTGCTGCGTTTAATTCAGCTACTTTTGGAGCCAACATTGGATTAACATGACCTGATACGCGCTTAACCAGTGCACCCTCTACATAACGGACTGCAACAGACCAGCCCGCAACATTCTCCTCACTAAATAACATGGCAGTAATATTGCACTTCACCCCTCCCACAGGCGGCTTTGACCAGCATGAACCCGCAACACCAAAAACTGCTCCAGGCTCTTGAATTTGATCAAAAGTTTGTCGAACAGCATTCCAATCTTACATAAAAGAGACAGAAAAGGCAAGAATATGAGCAGTTGAAGCATTTTTCGATTGCCATGCAAAAGGTTCCTATGGACCAAAGAATCCACATAATGATTAAAGCTAAACCTAATAATTTGCTATCTGGCagtgataataaataaatcggTTTATGTTGAAATGCCATATTTGATGATCCAAGGGTccattaaattaacttttatgacatttttactatttaaactGCTCTTCTATGGATTTAGTTAACATTAATGTCTCCATTTTCTCTAGACTTGAGATGATATTTCCACCCTGAAGCTGAAACAATTGTTCAAAGTTCCCCAAAGTTATATATTCGAAATCTGGTGATTTTGTATCAACTGAGTGTTTACCAAATCACACAAATTCACATCTTCACTGTCTATATCTTCCATAGAGAAGATCAACTCCTGCATAAAAGTAAAGGGAAGTGTTATTCTTTTAAGTTGTTTCAATATCAACCAAGTAAGCATGGCACTCTCatgtttggttttcttttttaacgTTTAATTACATGAATTGATGTAAAAATCTATTGACAAATTGTGCATAAGAGACTTTCCACTTTTCTAAggaaattagattttaataaaattccaaatGAATAAGAAATACAAGTTTACAAACTTGTTAaaatctttttgaaaaaaaacaattaaaaaaaatataaaagcgAAAGTACCTTTAAGAAAACCCACTTCTTAACTTCTGTATGATaggtaaaatttgtaaatattgaacATTCTCGcatatataaaatttccaaaGTTGGTGCTTCCAAAATGTTGTTTCCTCCAACAATACTCCTCAAATTTCTCAATTCAACAAGTTCTATCTTCTGTAGATGAGAAAAACCTCCAACTGAAGCATGTGGGAAAACATATTCTAAACTTGGGCATCCTCTAATCTCCACAGTTTTCAAGTTTGGCAAATAATGTGCTTTTGATTCTATTCCATCATTGATACGAAACAACTTTGAGAATTTTTCACAATcaataactctcaaaattttgagattttgcaaGAAACACTTCGGAGGTTGGTCATTGCATTTGAAATCCATTATTGCTTGAGTTGTATCAATCAAGCATTCACCCCCCCTCCAGCTGTTAATAGAGAGGGAAGTTAATCCGTCTAGATGCTCCAAATCCACAAGATCTGGGACAAGATTTTTGTGATCCTCTAAATCTTCAAGAATAAGATCTTTTGTATTGCATAGCATTTCCTTGAATGCAGATAATTCAACCCCCTAATCGTAATCCATCACATAAATGAAAGTAAatcattgaaaaaaattaataaaatattaaattaaatattaaattaatataataagatattggtatcataaaaaatataataacagattcaaaaaaaattaccacCAGGATATATGATAATTATACACAGCAAATATAATAATTGCCAGTTTTAACTGAAGGCtctgtttttatatattttttaagctcAACTTTTAAGGGTTGGGAGGGGCCTGgtataaaaatgtttaataattagaataatcaaataaaaaatccagacaagaaaaaaagagagtaagaAAAGTGTACCCCTAACGTTAACTGCAGCTGATTGTTGGCTTGTTGAATGGGAAGGTTCATCACTCTAGAACAACCATAAGCTTCCAATCTTTTCAAAGATGGTGCTTTGACAACATAGTTTTGTGGGGCAAAACTAGTCAAGTTTCGTAACCAAATAAGTTCCAGATCTTGTAGACTTGGAAGGAGCAGGCTATCAAGGTGTTGAACTCCATCTTGTTCATTTGGCATGCCGAATACTTGCTTTAATTCATCACAATAAGAAACCGAAAGCAATGCAAGAGCAGGAAGAGGTTGAGCCAAAGTGACTGGCACAACATATTCCAGTTTTGAACAAACATTGATGCGAAGAGTTTTCAATTTGGGCAAGCAGAGAGGAAGGGAAGAAGTCTTCGATTCTATTTCACCATCAGGGAAAAGAGTTACCAATTCTTGGCAGCCTCGTATCTTGAGTTCTTCTAAAAGCACTCGGCTTTGAATAAGGGAAGGTGAAAAAAGGGATTTCAATTTTCTGCATCGATCTATGTTTACAACCTTAAGACTCTGGAGGGTGAAAGAGTGGGGTGAGCCTTTGAATATCCATCTCAATTCTGGTAATTTATAGAGAACCAAAGATTGTAAATTTGAAAGTGGGTGCTCTTGATTTTCTTCTCTGTTATGAAAGAGCTCATCCGCCAATTGGAACTTGGAACATGCGGAAACTTCCAGATGTTTCAAGTTTTTGAGGAAACCTTGTGGAGGCTGACCCTTGCATAAGGCTTCAAACCCATCCATATATTCTATATTTAATGTCTCCAAATGAGTGAATGCTGAAGCTGGTCCATTCTTTGTTGCAGTAGTGGTGGTATCAACCAAGCATTCGAGATACGTGCAATCCCGAAGTCGAAGTGAAATTACTCCATTTAGTCCATCTTCATTAGCTTCTGGAACCAGATTATGATCCTTGATTGCTGTTAGTTCAAGTTGTTTCGAAATTTTGAAGGAATCCTTGAATGCTGATAGTGGAACACCCTGATTGTAATTCACATATATCATTCATCATTAAAACgcaaattatatgtatatatatcaatcaaaatattgatttaaatcaACATTGATGTCGGGCGAGAACAAAGGGCAAGGCTAGTGGCATTAGAGTAATGTACATTTAATGATGTAATTACATGAAactcataaatttaaaaattaaagtctaaAGTAATCAAACTCATAAATTACCTACTTGGAAGGCCGGAAATAGACAGTTAATGAAAAGGTTGCATCTACATGGTTTCATTAACTAACTTAATTCTTTAGAGAAATGGAAATTTTTGTATTAAGTATGAACCCACAAAA from Gossypium raimondii isolate GPD5lz chromosome 1, ASM2569854v1, whole genome shotgun sequence harbors:
- the LOC105786012 gene encoding uncharacterized protein LOC105786012 isoform X1, whose product is MTELKVLSLTVADGSKRIISLYALTFLPKLRALHLENFEDFSFLGNLRTLEILSLHGSKSEGLADELGRLENLKMLDLKRLDNMNFPPNVIRRLSQLEELYLPGLEYREISNYIFLEIKFLTRLTRLFLEVSSLHFPLEFEFPELKYYNICINYISSIHYSRFEEARSLKVEKVFPYNAVSQLLGNLESLQVSRIEDEYVECLTNKTQQKVSVSMILRDLKVVRIEYCKNLKVVFQMEEVEENEASLLSNLKILHLQNLLDLSCIWELPTQHVRLESLVELTIRMCPRLKSLFSLSLAQSLVLLEKLHIMHCYELKQIVEELEGDEGEISWTINSLTLLCLPKLTELSICKCDGLEYIFPTSLAPQGLQGLTLHIMSCPQLKQVFRVGNDSMVQHQQSLRSLSFFSVSSCPQLTDSIVHFEAEEARIEGVPLSAFKDSFKISKQLELTAIKDHNLVPEANEDGLNGVISLRLRDCTYLECLVDTTTTATKNGPASAFTHLETLNIEYMDGFEALCKGQPPQGFLKNLKHLEVSACSKFQLADELFHNREENQEHPLSNLQSLVLYKLPELRWIFKGSPHSFTLQSLKVVNIDRCRKLKSLFSPSLIQSRVLLEELKIRGCQELVTLFPDGEIESKTSSLPLCLPKLKTLRINVCSKLEYVVPVTLAQPLPALALLSVSYCDELKQVFGMPNEQDGVQHLDSLLLPSLQDLELIWLRNLTSFAPQNYVVKAPSLKRLEAYGCSRVMNLPIQQANNQLQLTLGGVELSAFKEMLCNTKDLILEDLEDHKNLVPDLVDLEHLDGLTSLSINSWRGGECLIDTTQAIMDFKCNDQPPKCFLQNLKILRVIDCEKFSKLFRINDGIESKAHYLPNLKTVEIRGCPSLEYVFPHASVGGFSHLQKIELVELRNLRSIVGGNNILEAPTLEILYMRECSIFTNFTYHTEVKKWVFLKELIFSMEDIDSEDVNLCDLIGMLFDKLLIKFKSLEQFLVLRVHAGQSRLWEG
- the LOC105786012 gene encoding uncharacterized protein LOC105786012 isoform X2, encoding MTELKVLSLTVADGSKRIISLYALTFLPKLRALHLENFEDFSFLGNLRTLEILSLHGSKSEGLADELGRLENLKMLDLKRLDNMNFPPNVIRRLSQLEELYLPGLEYREISNYIFLEIKFLTRLTRLFLEVSSLHFPLEFEFPELKYYNICINYISSIHYSRFEEARSLKVEKVFPYNAVSQLLGNLESLQVSRIEDEYVECLTNKTQQKVSVSMILRDLKVVRIEYCKNLKVVFQMEEVEENEASLLSNLKILHLQNLLDLSCIWELPTQHVRLESLVELTIRMCPRLKSLFSLSLAQSLVLLEKLHIMHCYELKQIVEELEGDEGEISWTINSLTLLCLPKLTELSICKCDGLEYIFPTSLAPQGLQGLTLHIMSCPQLKQVFRVGNDSMVQHQQSLRSLSFFSVSSCPQLTDSIVHFEAEEARIEGVPLSAFKDSFKISKQLELTAIKDHNLVPEANEDGLNGVISLRLRDCTYLECLVDTTTTATKNGPASAFTHLETLNIEYMDGFEALCKGQPPQGFLKNLKHLEVSACSKFQLADELFHNREENQEHPLSNLQSLVLYKLPELRWIFKGSPHSFTLQSLKVVNIDRCRKLKSLFSPSLIQSRVLLEELKIRGCQELVTLFPDGEIESKTSSLPLCLPKLKTLRINVCSKLEYVVPVTLAQPLPALALLSVSYCDELKQVFGMPNEQDGVQHLDSLLLPSLQDLELIWLRNLTSFAPQNYVVKAPSLKRLEAYGCSRVMNLPIQQANNQLQLTLGGVELSAFKEMLCNTKDLILEDLEDHKNLVPDLVDLEHLDGLTSLSINSWRGGECLIDTTQAIMDFKCNDQPPKCFLQNLKILRVIDCEKFSKLFRINDGIESKAHYLPNLKTVEIRGCPSLEYVFPHASVGGFSHLQKIELVELRNLRSIVGGNNILEAPTLEILYMRECSIFTNFTYHTEVKKWVFLKIGMLFDKLLIKFKSLEQFLVLRVHAGQSRLWEG